A genomic window from Tautonia rosea includes:
- a CDS encoding amidohydrolase family protein has product MILDVHSHAWEFPDHFNDDFRLQASRAKAGEALDLTVRFEDYQRTSVPEVRTIVFGGKARLSGLWVDDHYVARYVAEHPDQLFGFLSLDPTQQGWEKELHEGHQTLGLRGIKLMPMYAGFSPDDDRLNPLWTYATKHRLPVLLHTGTTFVSQAPLDCTLPRLLDRVAIRFPEVKIILAHLGHPYEGECVAVIRKHPNVYADLSALHYRPFQLYHSLMLVQEYGVWSKILFGTDYPFTTVKATIDGLRGLNQMLEGTQLPRLDSQAIERVIFRDSLPLLGLDGPS; this is encoded by the coding sequence ATGATTCTTGATGTTCATAGTCACGCCTGGGAATTCCCAGACCATTTCAATGATGACTTTCGTCTGCAGGCAAGCCGGGCAAAGGCCGGAGAGGCGCTTGACCTGACTGTTCGATTTGAGGATTACCAACGCACGTCGGTTCCCGAGGTGCGCACCATCGTTTTTGGTGGTAAAGCCCGGCTGAGTGGTCTCTGGGTCGATGATCACTACGTGGCTCGTTATGTCGCAGAGCATCCTGACCAACTCTTTGGCTTCCTCTCACTGGACCCCACGCAGCAAGGATGGGAAAAGGAGTTGCACGAGGGACATCAGACCCTTGGGCTGCGGGGGATCAAGTTGATGCCCATGTACGCGGGATTCTCACCAGACGATGATCGGCTCAATCCACTTTGGACCTACGCCACTAAACACCGGCTTCCGGTTCTCCTGCATACTGGGACAACCTTTGTGTCTCAGGCGCCACTGGACTGTACCTTGCCTCGATTGCTCGATCGGGTGGCAATTCGGTTCCCCGAAGTCAAAATCATCCTTGCGCACCTGGGTCATCCCTATGAGGGGGAATGTGTTGCGGTGATTCGGAAGCATCCCAATGTGTATGCCGATCTCAGTGCGCTCCATTATCGACCCTTTCAGCTGTACCACAGCTTGATGCTCGTACAGGAATATGGGGTTTGGTCAAAAATTCTCTTTGGAACGGATTATCCCTTTACCACGGTGAAGGCCACCATCGACGGATTACGTGGTCTGAACCAGATGCTTGAGGGGACCCAGCTTCCTCGACTCGACTCGCAAGCGATTGAACGGGTGATTTTCAGAGATTCGCTCCCGCTGCTGGGATTGGATGGGCCGAGTTAA
- a CDS encoding PSD1 and planctomycete cytochrome C domain-containing protein — MILLRPTLALVLVLSLRPVMAMEESPERLTFEHQIRPILKAYCLDCHGGEEELKGGLDLRLKRFAEAGGRSGTALVPGAPDESLLLIRMQDAEMPPGEVKVPPESIALIEQWIAVGAPTERDEPESIPPGIGITAEERSYWAFQPIRRHEPPTFASEDRVRTSIDAFILDRLRALGHDSFAPDADRLTLIRRASADLTGLPPSPEQLDAYLNDSDPHAYERMIDRLLDSPAYGERWARHWLDVAGYADSDGNGSHDTPRAYAYKYRDYVIRSLNADTPLDQFIIEQLAGDELVPRPWSNLTPGQQDTLAATGFLRTVADPTSSGDGDLALDSNQVVADTLKVVGSSMLGLTVGCAQCHDHRYDPIPQADYFRLRAIFEPALNPQQWRRPSQRLISLLTDEERQHSEEIEAEAHRLQTALDEKTRVFIAAAFDVELEKFPEDRRASLREAFETPADQRSEEQKALLAANPSINISAGTLYQYNPKAADELNADRQQVAAKRAEKPVEEFISVLDEVPDLRPETRVFHRGDHRQPLDPVGPGDLTVFAPEGERFDIPDDDPNLPTSGRRLAFARHLVNGEHPLVGRVLANRIWMHHFGRGLVETPGDFGVLGQFPSHPELLDWLATELVRQGWSLKAMHRLIMTSTVYRQSSRHDPTLDVVDSSNIYYGRFPVRRLDAEILRDRILAVSGRLDLTPFGPPIPTVEGTFGEAIPEGNSTRRSIYLQVRRSQPVSFLTAFDAPLMDVNCDRRTLSTSAPQALMLMNSPFVVSEAEAMADRLVAETPSDFATDQIEATGWNEGDSFRGDQGATMAQMIAYAWSLAYQRSISPEELQLAREFVTAQRAAIHPEQAESGPERAVLANLCHQLLSSNEFLYVD, encoded by the coding sequence ATGATTCTCCTCCGCCCGACTCTTGCCCTGGTGCTGGTGCTTTCGCTCAGGCCGGTGATGGCGATGGAGGAGTCTCCCGAGAGATTGACGTTCGAGCATCAGATCCGCCCAATCCTGAAGGCCTACTGCCTGGACTGTCACGGCGGCGAGGAAGAACTCAAAGGCGGTCTTGATCTTCGCCTCAAGCGCTTTGCGGAAGCCGGTGGCCGAAGCGGAACCGCGCTCGTGCCGGGTGCTCCCGACGAGAGCCTCCTGCTCATTCGCATGCAGGATGCAGAGATGCCTCCGGGAGAGGTCAAGGTTCCTCCCGAATCGATCGCCCTGATCGAACAGTGGATTGCTGTCGGTGCTCCCACCGAACGCGACGAACCCGAATCAATCCCACCCGGCATCGGCATCACCGCCGAGGAACGCTCCTACTGGGCCTTCCAACCGATTCGCCGTCATGAGCCCCCGACCTTCGCCTCCGAGGATCGCGTTCGCACGTCGATCGATGCGTTCATTCTCGACCGGCTCCGAGCCCTGGGGCATGACTCTTTCGCTCCCGACGCAGACCGACTCACCTTGATCCGTCGCGCCAGTGCCGATCTAACCGGATTACCTCCAAGTCCAGAGCAATTGGATGCTTATCTCAACGATTCCGATCCTCACGCTTACGAACGCATGATTGACCGTTTGCTCGATAGCCCAGCCTACGGCGAGCGATGGGCGCGACACTGGCTCGATGTGGCCGGCTATGCCGATTCGGATGGCAACGGCTCGCATGACACTCCCCGAGCCTATGCGTATAAATATCGGGATTATGTCATTCGATCGCTCAACGCCGATACACCGCTCGATCAGTTCATCATTGAGCAACTGGCCGGTGACGAGTTGGTTCCAAGGCCCTGGTCGAACCTGACACCCGGTCAGCAAGATACGCTCGCCGCCACGGGCTTTTTGAGAACCGTCGCCGACCCCACCTCGTCCGGTGATGGAGATCTGGCTCTCGACTCCAATCAGGTTGTGGCCGACACGCTCAAGGTCGTCGGTTCCTCAATGCTCGGCCTGACTGTCGGGTGCGCACAGTGTCATGACCACCGCTACGACCCGATTCCTCAGGCCGACTACTTCCGTCTTCGGGCGATCTTCGAACCTGCCCTCAACCCCCAACAATGGCGACGTCCCTCGCAGCGCCTCATCTCACTCTTGACCGACGAGGAACGGCAACATTCCGAGGAGATCGAAGCCGAAGCCCATCGTCTCCAGACCGCACTCGACGAAAAGACTCGTGTCTTCATCGCCGCAGCGTTCGACGTGGAGTTGGAGAAGTTTCCCGAGGATCGTCGAGCCTCCCTTCGCGAGGCTTTCGAAACTCCGGCCGATCAGCGAAGCGAGGAACAGAAGGCCCTGCTTGCCGCCAACCCAAGCATCAATATCTCTGCGGGTACGCTTTACCAGTACAATCCGAAAGCGGCCGATGAGCTGAACGCCGACCGTCAGCAGGTTGCCGCCAAACGGGCCGAGAAACCAGTCGAAGAGTTCATCTCGGTGCTTGATGAGGTTCCTGACCTTCGGCCCGAAACCCGCGTGTTCCACCGAGGGGACCACCGTCAACCGCTCGATCCTGTCGGCCCTGGCGATCTCACCGTCTTCGCCCCCGAGGGAGAACGCTTCGACATCCCGGACGATGACCCGAACCTGCCCACCTCCGGCCGTCGGCTCGCCTTCGCCCGTCACCTGGTCAACGGTGAGCATCCTCTAGTGGGTCGCGTCCTTGCGAACCGGATCTGGATGCACCACTTCGGTCGAGGACTGGTTGAGACTCCCGGCGACTTCGGTGTCCTCGGCCAGTTCCCATCACATCCGGAATTGCTCGACTGGCTCGCGACCGAGTTGGTTCGCCAGGGCTGGAGCCTCAAGGCGATGCACCGGTTGATCATGACGTCGACAGTCTATCGACAGTCTTCCCGCCATGACCCAACACTCGACGTCGTTGACTCTTCCAATATTTACTACGGCCGGTTTCCGGTCCGACGACTCGACGCGGAGATTCTTCGAGACCGCATTCTGGCCGTCAGTGGCAGGCTCGACCTCACACCCTTCGGCCCCCCGATTCCCACCGTTGAAGGAACCTTTGGCGAGGCGATTCCCGAGGGAAATTCGACCCGACGAAGCATCTACCTGCAGGTTCGACGATCTCAGCCGGTCTCATTTCTGACCGCCTTCGACGCTCCGCTGATGGATGTCAATTGCGACCGTCGGACGCTGAGCACCTCTGCTCCCCAGGCATTGATGCTCATGAATAGCCCTTTCGTGGTTAGCGAAGCCGAGGCCATGGCTGATCGACTGGTTGCCGAGACTCCCTCTGACTTCGCAACCGATCAGATCGAAGCGACCGGCTGGAATGAGGGTGACAGCTTTCGCGGTGATCAAGGCGCTACAATGGCTCAAATGATTGCCTATGCCTGGTCGCTTGCCTATCAACGATCGATCTCGCCGGAAGAGCTTCAACTCGCTCGTGAGTTTGTCACGGCTCAGCGAGCGGCAATCCATCCCGAGCAGGCCGAGTCGGGGCCCGAGCGGGCCGTGCTCGCCAACCTTTGCCATCAACTCCTCAGTTCAAACGAGTTTCTCTATGTGGACTGA
- a CDS encoding DUF1501 domain-containing protein — protein MWTESSRWGRRAFLANTGFGVGAFALASLLKQDGVLAESPQKPNENLPLNLSARPPMFAPKANAMISLFMHGGPSHVDLLDPKPELSRLHGKEYGGDVAFSFVNRASKTLLGSPWTFRKHGESGTEVSELLPEIAGVVDDLCVIRSMHTGHNGHEVSIRYFHGGLAGITGRPTLGSWIVYGLGSESDELPAYMVLSDPGGQPVDGSHNWSSGFMPPLYQGTVLRPQEPRILNLDPPAHLRGTVQENNLSFLDQLNQRHLEQHPGEADLESRIRSYELAASMQVAAKEALDVSEEPESIKRLYGLDHDDTREYGTRCLIARRLVERGVRFVQLFLGGQPWDNHNTIKSSLPAICRRTDRPAAALIKDLKQRGLLETTLVHWGGEIGRLPVTEGALDDSAGRDHNGQGFSIWMAGGGIQGGMTYGATDEVGHRAVENIVTPNDFQATVMNLLGLDHEQLIYRANGREHRITDGRPSQILEGILQSPPHQTG, from the coding sequence ATGTGGACTGAATCGTCTCGATGGGGCCGGCGAGCCTTTCTGGCAAACACCGGGTTCGGAGTGGGGGCTTTCGCCCTCGCATCCTTGCTCAAGCAGGACGGTGTCCTGGCCGAGTCTCCCCAGAAGCCGAACGAAAATCTGCCCCTCAACCTGTCGGCTCGGCCCCCGATGTTCGCTCCCAAGGCGAACGCGATGATCTCACTCTTCATGCATGGTGGTCCATCTCACGTTGACTTGCTCGACCCGAAGCCCGAGCTTTCCCGCCTGCACGGCAAGGAATACGGCGGGGATGTAGCTTTCAGCTTTGTCAATCGTGCCAGCAAGACACTGCTTGGCTCTCCCTGGACTTTTCGGAAACACGGCGAGTCCGGGACCGAGGTTTCGGAACTGCTTCCCGAGATTGCCGGAGTGGTCGATGATCTCTGCGTGATCCGGTCGATGCACACCGGACACAATGGGCACGAGGTCTCGATCCGCTACTTTCATGGCGGCCTCGCCGGGATCACCGGGCGCCCCACGCTGGGCAGTTGGATCGTCTACGGCCTTGGCAGCGAGTCGGACGAATTGCCCGCCTACATGGTCCTTTCCGATCCCGGTGGCCAGCCGGTCGACGGCTCTCATAACTGGTCCAGCGGATTCATGCCCCCCCTGTACCAGGGAACCGTCCTGCGTCCTCAGGAACCCCGCATTCTCAACCTCGACCCTCCGGCTCACCTCCGAGGGACCGTTCAAGAAAACAACCTTTCCTTCCTCGATCAATTGAATCAGCGCCACCTGGAGCAACACCCCGGAGAGGCCGACCTCGAGTCCCGAATCCGAAGCTATGAACTCGCCGCGTCCATGCAGGTCGCAGCCAAGGAAGCGCTTGATGTTTCCGAGGAACCCGAGTCCATCAAGCGGCTGTACGGGCTCGATCATGACGACACCCGCGAATATGGCACGCGATGCCTCATCGCCCGCCGGCTTGTCGAACGAGGTGTGCGGTTCGTCCAGTTATTCCTCGGCGGCCAGCCCTGGGATAACCACAACACAATCAAATCCTCGTTACCCGCCATCTGCCGACGGACCGACCGACCCGCTGCCGCCCTGATCAAGGACCTCAAACAACGAGGCTTGCTGGAGACGACCCTCGTCCACTGGGGAGGTGAGATCGGACGGCTTCCTGTGACCGAGGGCGCACTCGACGACTCGGCCGGACGTGACCACAACGGCCAGGGCTTCTCCATCTGGATGGCAGGCGGTGGAATTCAAGGGGGCATGACCTACGGCGCCACCGACGAGGTGGGCCACCGAGCCGTCGAGAACATCGTCACCCCGAACGACTTCCAGGCCACGGTCATGAACCTTCTCGGCCTCGACCACGAGCAATTGATCTATCGTGCCAACGGTCGCGAGCATCGGATCACCGACGGCCGTCCCTCTCAGATTCTTGAGGGGATCCTGCAATCTCCTCCGCACCAAACCGGCTGA
- a CDS encoding DSD1 family PLP-dependent enzyme, whose translation MLLSSIGRTLEVLDTPALLLDLDAFEANVQTMAKHLASRNVQWRPHAKAFKCPAIAHELRKSGAIGVTVAKVSEAEVMASAGIADILIAHMVVGPSKVARLAALQRHSDVKATVDHLDQLEPMGSAAVRAGVEVGILVDVDLGMRRCGVRSAEAAVELAHRVSDTPGLRFDGLMGYEGHTLFIPDPDAKRHAIGEAIGRLLAASKAVEDAGLPCRILSAGGSGSYQFTSDIPGITELQAGGGVFACRYYTEICRVEGHQPAIAVLATVVSRPEANRAILDIGRKSISDFQTPPVLAGHPGCQVLGLSAEHATVEVASDESLRIGERVMVIPGYSDFTFVLHDRILAHRNGMVEACWNLLGRGMLQ comes from the coding sequence ATGCTGCTGAGTTCAATTGGACGGACGCTTGAGGTACTCGACACCCCCGCGTTGCTTCTGGATCTGGATGCATTCGAGGCGAATGTCCAGACCATGGCCAAGCATCTTGCCTCGCGAAACGTGCAGTGGCGACCGCATGCGAAGGCATTCAAATGTCCGGCCATCGCCCATGAGCTTCGAAAGTCAGGCGCTATTGGTGTGACAGTGGCCAAGGTCTCTGAGGCAGAGGTGATGGCCTCGGCCGGGATCGCAGACATCTTGATCGCTCACATGGTGGTGGGGCCGTCGAAGGTTGCTCGGCTCGCTGCGCTGCAACGTCATAGTGATGTGAAGGCCACGGTGGATCATCTCGACCAGTTGGAACCGATGGGATCGGCCGCGGTGAGGGCAGGGGTGGAGGTGGGAATTCTGGTGGATGTAGACTTGGGAATGCGACGGTGTGGTGTTCGGTCGGCGGAAGCGGCTGTCGAACTGGCGCATCGCGTCTCAGATACGCCGGGACTGCGTTTTGATGGTCTGATGGGATACGAAGGGCATACCCTGTTCATTCCCGACCCGGACGCCAAGCGACACGCGATTGGGGAGGCGATCGGTCGGCTCCTCGCTGCGAGTAAGGCGGTGGAGGATGCCGGTCTTCCTTGCCGGATTCTCTCGGCGGGAGGTTCGGGGTCTTACCAGTTCACGTCAGATATTCCGGGGATCACCGAACTTCAGGCCGGTGGGGGGGTGTTCGCCTGCCGATACTACACCGAGATTTGCCGGGTCGAGGGGCATCAACCGGCCATTGCGGTGCTGGCAACAGTGGTGAGCCGTCCAGAAGCCAATCGGGCGATTCTCGACATCGGCCGAAAGTCGATCAGTGATTTCCAGACACCACCGGTGCTTGCCGGGCATCCGGGATGTCAGGTTCTGGGGCTCTCGGCGGAACATGCAACGGTGGAAGTTGCCTCGGATGAGTCGCTGCGAATTGGAGAACGCGTGATGGTGATTCCGGGATACAGCGACTTTACCTTTGTGCTCCACGATCGCATCCTCGCACACCGAAACGGCATGGTCGAAGCGTGCTGGAACCTGCTGGGTCGAGGAATGCTCCAGTGA
- a CDS encoding dihydrodipicolinate synthase family protein, which produces MELDLELLSTVQLVPPSPFSQNGQELLPEVLEDFLREVHRHGIRVVLPGAGTGEFHSLSSTEVVSCVRATRNAIGREGIVVAPIGLGVSHALETGKGAIEVGADALLIMPPVHPYLSDEGVRDYFQYLMKRLPKPFLVYKKGPYPSDTLLEELGETDQFIGVKYAVNDLDAFTRFASRVEGRMGLYCGTAERFAPFFHLAGATGYTSGAGNLCPRLTLALHEALSEHRFQDAMRLLSILRPIEDARARSSDSYNISLLKAGLRLLGRDFGPPRPPQRQLTDEEVREIKKFLEPILEAEAALGR; this is translated from the coding sequence ATGGAACTCGATCTTGAGCTCCTCTCAACCGTTCAATTGGTTCCACCGAGCCCGTTTTCGCAGAATGGGCAAGAACTTCTGCCAGAGGTGCTTGAGGACTTCCTTAGAGAGGTCCATCGTCACGGGATTCGAGTCGTTCTTCCAGGAGCAGGAACGGGAGAATTTCATTCGCTCTCGTCGACAGAGGTCGTCTCCTGTGTTCGAGCAACACGGAACGCCATTGGTCGAGAGGGGATCGTCGTGGCTCCAATCGGCCTGGGAGTGAGCCATGCGCTCGAAACGGGGAAGGGGGCAATCGAAGTTGGCGCAGACGCATTACTGATCATGCCCCCCGTTCATCCTTATCTGAGTGATGAAGGGGTTCGAGACTATTTTCAATATCTTATGAAGAGGCTTCCAAAGCCATTCCTTGTCTACAAGAAGGGGCCGTACCCCAGTGACACCCTGCTTGAGGAACTCGGAGAAACTGATCAATTCATTGGGGTGAAATACGCAGTGAATGATCTGGATGCCTTTACCCGGTTCGCGTCAAGGGTTGAGGGGCGAATGGGTCTGTACTGTGGGACCGCAGAGCGATTCGCGCCGTTTTTTCACCTGGCAGGGGCTACAGGATATACATCCGGAGCCGGGAATCTCTGTCCTCGCCTGACGCTCGCATTGCACGAAGCACTTTCGGAACATCGATTTCAGGATGCAATGCGATTACTCTCCATTCTCCGTCCCATTGAAGATGCCCGAGCTCGTTCTTCGGATTCGTATAACATCTCGTTGTTAAAAGCTGGTCTTCGTCTCCTAGGGCGAGACTTCGGTCCGCCACGACCTCCCCAACGCCAATTGACCGACGAGGAAGTTCGAGAGATCAAGAAGTTTTTGGAACCAATCCTTGAGGCCGAGGCGGCCCTCGGCCGTTGA
- a CDS encoding thioredoxin family protein, with amino-acid sequence MAAVTNGIAWNDSYGTALHQSAQSGKPILVSVSSRGCGWCRQLERTTFRDPRVVELLNTQTVPLKIDANDPAHESLVEALGLQAVPTLAAITPDGRIVANQAGYLDARKFLHWIRPVVGPTR; translated from the coding sequence ATGGCAGCTGTTACGAACGGGATTGCCTGGAATGACAGTTACGGCACGGCTCTTCACCAATCGGCGCAATCAGGAAAACCGATCCTGGTTTCGGTCTCGTCGCGAGGATGTGGCTGGTGCCGTCAACTGGAACGAACCACATTCCGGGACCCGAGAGTTGTTGAACTGCTCAACACGCAAACCGTGCCGCTGAAGATCGACGCGAATGATCCTGCCCACGAATCGTTGGTCGAAGCACTCGGCCTGCAGGCGGTTCCGACCCTTGCGGCGATCACTCCGGATGGTCGGATTGTCGCGAATCAGGCAGGGTATCTTGATGCGAGAAAATTTCTTCACTGGATTCGTCCGGTGGTCGGACCGACGAGATGA
- a CDS encoding amidohydrolase family protein, translating into MLVDIHTNLCWYPDHLSEEFVRAGLAAKKAKMRMTSDVYFAGSEQEANNAFDSTPETLLEATKECDRVVVFGIKAPYTGFDVPQTVIADFVRQHPDRFIGWCSVDPNDADCVEQLVYYVEDLGLRGLKLGPIYQNFDPQDPKHLPLFRKAQDLGIPVIWHQGTSFVRQGPLKYSNPILLEDIAIACPDLTMIIAHMGHPWEVECIALIRKHPNLYADISALHYRPLRHYQAFITALEYGVERKLLFGSDFPSATPTQVIAGLHKVNAIVEGTKMPRFPDEAIHQILYENWKQVLSLSETT; encoded by the coding sequence ATGCTTGTCGATATTCACACCAATCTTTGCTGGTATCCGGATCATCTCTCCGAGGAGTTCGTGCGGGCGGGCCTCGCAGCCAAAAAGGCAAAGATGCGGATGACGTCCGATGTGTATTTCGCCGGAAGTGAGCAGGAGGCAAACAACGCCTTCGACTCGACGCCCGAGACACTTCTCGAAGCGACGAAGGAGTGCGACCGCGTTGTGGTGTTCGGAATCAAGGCGCCTTACACAGGCTTCGATGTACCCCAGACCGTGATTGCCGACTTTGTCCGACAGCACCCGGATCGGTTTATCGGCTGGTGTTCCGTCGACCCGAACGATGCCGATTGTGTGGAACAACTCGTCTATTACGTCGAAGATCTGGGACTACGAGGATTGAAACTCGGACCGATCTATCAGAATTTCGATCCACAGGATCCGAAGCATCTCCCATTATTTCGCAAGGCTCAGGATCTGGGGATTCCGGTCATCTGGCACCAGGGAACGTCATTTGTGCGTCAAGGACCCCTGAAGTACTCGAATCCGATTCTCCTGGAAGATATTGCCATTGCTTGTCCAGATTTGACCATGATCATCGCTCACATGGGTCATCCATGGGAAGTCGAATGTATCGCCTTGATTCGGAAACATCCGAATCTCTATGCTGATATCTCGGCGCTTCACTATCGTCCCTTACGACATTATCAGGCGTTCATTACCGCGCTGGAGTATGGGGTCGAACGGAAATTGTTGTTCGGATCCGACTTTCCTTCAGCAACCCCAACTCAGGTCATTGCCGGATTGCACAAAGTGAACGCGATTGTTGAGGGAACAAAGATGCCTCGATTTCCCGACGAGGCGATCCACCAGATTCTGTATGAGAACTGGAAGCAGGTTCTCTCACTGAGCGAAACAACGTAA
- a CDS encoding acetamidase/formamidase family protein has product MKHLPIGPLYYEFSRHHQPRLRIAPGETLVVASEDALSGQIRTNADRRDKEAMPYSNPLTGPIWIEGAAPGDSLAVTIHQIRPTIGQCATRTADPKQLCEWLGSDCPHGTHVCPIRDDLIYWSDTITIPYTPMLGCLGTAPDWGSPTTAPAGPHGGNMDLIETCPGNTILLPVFVPGGLLSLGDAHAAMGHGELSATGLEMPAETTLTVNLRKGQTIPGPRIESPSEIMAVASGAPMERSLAQAFAYLILWMESEFGWDRWRAYDLLTHVAKISVGYYGIGTVAAKIERRYLNGTLS; this is encoded by the coding sequence GTGAAACACTTACCGATTGGCCCGCTGTACTATGAATTTAGCCGTCATCACCAACCACGGCTTCGCATTGCCCCTGGCGAAACGCTGGTGGTGGCGTCGGAGGATGCCCTCTCGGGTCAGATCCGGACCAATGCCGATCGCCGCGACAAGGAAGCAATGCCTTACAGCAATCCTCTCACTGGACCAATCTGGATCGAAGGTGCGGCACCAGGCGATTCCCTGGCGGTGACCATCCACCAAATCCGTCCCACCATCGGCCAGTGTGCCACGAGAACCGCCGACCCGAAACAACTCTGTGAGTGGCTCGGAAGCGACTGTCCACACGGGACGCATGTTTGTCCCATCCGTGATGATCTGATCTACTGGAGCGACACCATCACCATTCCCTACACCCCAATGCTCGGGTGTCTTGGAACGGCGCCGGACTGGGGATCTCCGACAACCGCACCGGCAGGTCCGCATGGCGGCAACATGGATCTCATCGAAACCTGCCCAGGTAATACCATCCTCTTACCCGTATTCGTTCCAGGAGGCCTCCTCTCGCTCGGAGATGCTCATGCCGCGATGGGTCACGGAGAACTCTCGGCAACCGGTCTGGAGATGCCGGCAGAAACTACCCTCACTGTGAACCTTCGCAAAGGGCAAACGATTCCCGGCCCTCGGATCGAATCTCCTTCGGAAATCATGGCCGTTGCCAGTGGTGCGCCGATGGAGCGTTCCCTTGCCCAGGCATTTGCATACCTGATTCTCTGGATGGAATCGGAGTTCGGATGGGATCGATGGCGCGCGTACGATCTCTTGACGCATGTCGCGAAAATCTCAGTCGGATATTATGGAATCGGGACCGTCGCGGCCAAGATCGAACGACGCTATCTGAACGGAACCCTTTCGTGA
- a CDS encoding MFS transporter: MNQPISSPLDSGFERPSRVRYVVLLALAMAAVISYLSRVALAPAASTIQAEMGLDDREMGYVLGGFFLGYLWAQVPGGWLGDRLGARRGLALLSMLWSVATIGTALADSATALWWTRAAVGFAQGGLFPISAKVITAWFPVDRRGIAGAVPTACMSVGSVLASGLTVVLIPAIGWRGVFHGYAVLGIVWAVVFALWYRNTPQEHQGTNQAERDLILGHQGSGAGGVNGNHERGYNAEETAIQDRDISTGTALARMAIRPGMWAFCGQSLFRAFGYAFFITWFPAYLERSRGLQLKDAGMLTMGPLFGVVVGSFLGGYLVDMILKRTGNCWLSRSGLSAGALLVCSLTMLAATLIRDPMGAVLLITVGTLFFGITGPTTWATTMDIAGSHTAIVFAVMNMAGNFGAMACPVVVGYLFEEIQESGANWELVLYLFSVVYLAGAVCWLVLDPRRSVVNRAWRKTN; encoded by the coding sequence ATGAATCAACCGATAAGTAGTCCGCTTGATTCTGGGTTTGAGCGTCCGAGCCGAGTGCGTTACGTGGTCTTGCTGGCGCTCGCGATGGCGGCGGTGATCTCGTATCTCTCTCGGGTTGCGCTGGCTCCGGCGGCCTCGACGATTCAGGCAGAAATGGGCCTGGACGATCGGGAAATGGGTTACGTGCTGGGAGGATTTTTCCTCGGTTACCTGTGGGCTCAAGTACCAGGTGGATGGCTAGGAGATCGACTGGGGGCACGACGGGGTCTTGCCCTTTTGAGCATGCTTTGGTCAGTCGCAACGATCGGAACCGCACTTGCCGATTCTGCCACAGCACTCTGGTGGACCCGAGCGGCCGTCGGGTTCGCACAGGGGGGATTGTTTCCCATATCAGCGAAGGTCATCACTGCCTGGTTTCCGGTTGATCGACGCGGGATTGCGGGAGCTGTCCCAACCGCTTGCATGTCAGTCGGATCCGTGCTTGCCAGTGGCCTCACGGTGGTCTTGATCCCCGCAATCGGCTGGAGAGGAGTTTTTCATGGGTATGCTGTGCTGGGAATCGTCTGGGCGGTAGTGTTTGCGCTTTGGTATCGGAACACTCCGCAAGAACATCAGGGGACCAATCAAGCGGAGAGGGACTTGATTCTTGGACACCAGGGATCAGGGGCGGGCGGCGTGAATGGGAATCACGAAAGAGGATACAACGCTGAAGAAACCGCGATTCAGGATCGAGACATCTCGACGGGAACCGCGCTCGCGAGGATGGCGATCCGTCCGGGAATGTGGGCGTTTTGTGGGCAATCGCTTTTCCGAGCGTTTGGATATGCATTTTTTATCACATGGTTTCCTGCCTATTTGGAGCGAAGCCGAGGGTTGCAACTCAAAGATGCTGGAATGTTGACTATGGGACCATTGTTTGGGGTCGTGGTAGGCAGTTTTCTGGGTGGATATCTGGTGGACATGATTCTGAAACGGACGGGGAATTGCTGGCTCAGCCGGAGTGGACTGTCAGCGGGGGCGCTTCTTGTCTGTAGTCTGACCATGCTTGCCGCAACATTGATCCGCGATCCTATGGGGGCGGTTCTGTTGATTACGGTCGGAACCCTGTTTTTCGGCATCACCGGCCCAACAACTTGGGCCACAACCATGGATATTGCGGGGAGCCACACCGCGATTGTTTTTGCGGTTATGAATATGGCGGGAAATTTTGGTGCTATGGCGTGCCCTGTTGTGGTCGGTTATCTGTTCGAGGAGATCCAAGAATCGGGCGCCAACTGGGAACTCGTCCTCTACCTGTTTTCCGTGGTGTATCTTGCCGGTGCGGTTTGCTGGCTTGTGCTTGACCCAAGGCGCTCCGTTGTCAACCGCGCCTGGAGGAAGACGAACTAA